GCATGGCTGCTTCGTCTGGATTGGCGCAATTGTTTGCAAATGGTGAAGAGGGATGCGCGTCTCCATCCAAGCCCAAATAGCGGCTATCCAGAATCCGCTGTTGCGGGCGCACTTGGTATCCGTCTCGGAGGAGAGAACGTCTATCATGGTGTCGCTTCTTTCCGAGCCTATATGGGTGATCCGGTACGAGCGATGGAGCCGGACGATATTATTCAGACCTCGCGGATGATGATGCTCTCCTCTTCAATTTTTGTAGGCTTATGCGCGGTTGTGGCATGGATATGGATCGGGGGCTAATGCTAGACATGGCGTTTCCTTCAATAGAGCTAGAATTAGTACTTGTCCGCCACGGGCAAACTCAGTGGAATGCTGAGCATCGTTACTTAGGACATTCGGATCTCCCGTTGCTATCTAGTGCAGTAGAGCAGCTATCTCAGCTTAAGCAGCAGTCTGAAGTATCGAATGATTTTTGGTGTGTATTTTGCAGCGATTTGCTTAGATGTCGGGAGACTCTAGCTTACATTTCTCCTTCTTTAGAGAAGGTGGCTGTCTACGATCCGCGTCTACGCGAAATAAATTTTGGAGCTTTCGAAGGCTGTACTTATGAGGAATTGAAGGATAACTCACTGTATAGAAGGTGGATTGATAATCCTTCCACAATTACACCACCGGATGGTGAAACATGGGCGCAGTTTGACGAACGGTTGCGTAGCTTCCTGTCAGATCTGGGGCGAGGGGCTGAGGATACATTTGTGCAGGCTGCAATTAGTGAAAAAAAGGCTGAGGTAATAACAAACAGGGTATTGGTAGTCACACATGGTGGTGTTATTCGGAATTTCCTTGCACAGTTAATTCCTGGTGTCACATTCTACAGCGCAGTTGCACCTTCTCCTGGAACAGCAATGGTACTCAGGCTATTTTGGCAGAACGGGCAATGGTCGGCAGATATTTCGGGAAATTGATGAGAAAATCAAATGAAAAAAAGGGTTCCACATATTAGGTATACCTAATATGTGGAACCCTTTATGTTTAAACTATCGTTGGCCCTCAGCAGAATAAAGTGGATAATTAGATGTTAGGTAACCATTCCTTATAGGTATCTGCACGTGATTGCAATTCATTATACAGCATGCTGGCATGGTAACCGTCGCACACGGCATGGTGGAATTGCCCCGATATTGGTAATAGTATTTTTTTGTCTTGATGAAAATATTTTCCTATAGTAAAGATGGGAAGCAGGAAGGTTCCCTCGTTATACACGTTCAGGTTAAAGCTCGTGAAGCTGACCCACGGAATACTAGAAATAGGGAAGGTGTTCGGTGGTTCGTTTGCTTTAGCGATAAATTGTTTCACGCTTCCGTACATTTTCATATCATCCAGATAACGGTTATAGAAATCATTAAACTTTTCACCGTACGAAGTCCAGATGCTTGAAAAAGTCTTATCATCATCATGGAAAATTGTAAAACTAGGTGACAAGCTATCCCAATAACCTAATCTACCTTCAGAATCAAAGCATGTGCGGAATTCACTATGACGGTTCACCACCGTAGTTATCATGTGGATTAGTGCTGGGTACAGCTTAATTCCCTTATGCTTAAGCTCTGATAGTAGAAGGGTGATATCAATATTTGCGGTCATGCTATAGGTGCATCTGACATTGTTTAAATAATGTTCAAAATAGGGTTTTCTACTCCAGTTATCAATGACAATCGGGTTAAAAATCATTTATTATGACCTCCTAAAATTATTTCATTTTTCATTTTAGGAGGTCTGCTGGACTGATTTCACCATATCCTTATCACAATCCTTTGAGAAAGTATTTTGTAACGATGAGTATACCATCATCATCGCCGTAATTAAACTAGATCAAGTGGAAGGAAGATGCATTTATAATGCTGAGTGAAAAGTTGGTTATTGAAAAATTGCTTCAGCAAAAGCGTACGAGTGTTGCTTCCATCGTAGTAATGATGTGCGGTGTAGCGGGGTCGGGTAAAACAACCTTTGCTAAAAAGCTGGAGAAAGAGGGATTCGCCAGACTTTCGATAGATGAAGATATTTGGGCCACGCACGGACGTTTCGGGGTGGATTATCCAGAGCAGAATTATGAGTCCTATAAAGAAGAGTCGGAGATAAAGCTGCGGGGGGAGCTGGTGAATCTGCTTCAGGCAAAACATCATGTTGTCATCGATTTCAGCTTCTGGCAACGTCAGAGACGGAACGATTACAAGCAACTTATTGAGAGTTATGGTGGCGTGTGGGAACTGATTCACTTAAAAATTCAGCCAGATGAATTGCGTCAGAGACTGCTTATCCGGAGTGAACGTTTTGACGCTAATGCCGCATTTCCGATTACTGAGGACATACTAACCCGGTTTTTAAATGGTTTTGAGATCCCTGCTGGAGAAGGGGAGCTTGTGATCGAAGCATAGATCTATAACTTGATTTTTTGGGCATTTGTCCCCTCAAAGAACCACAGCCGGATTAAAATCCCATGGCTGTGGTTCTTTTTTTAAGCGAGTGATTGTGCCATGATAGTCATGGGGGCGATTGAGAGATGTTTAAGGATTTTAAGC
This genomic stretch from Paenibacillus sp. FSL H7-0737 harbors:
- a CDS encoding histidine phosphatase family protein; amino-acid sequence: MAFPSIELELVLVRHGQTQWNAEHRYLGHSDLPLLSSAVEQLSQLKQQSEVSNDFWCVFCSDLLRCRETLAYISPSLEKVAVYDPRLREINFGAFEGCTYEELKDNSLYRRWIDNPSTITPPDGETWAQFDERLRSFLSDLGRGAEDTFVQAAISEKKAEVITNRVLVVTHGGVIRNFLAQLIPGVTFYSAVAPSPGTAMVLRLFWQNGQWSADISGN
- the catA gene encoding type A chloramphenicol O-acetyltransferase, with amino-acid sequence MIFNPIVIDNWSRKPYFEHYLNNVRCTYSMTANIDITLLLSELKHKGIKLYPALIHMITTVVNRHSEFRTCFDSEGRLGYWDSLSPSFTIFHDDDKTFSSIWTSYGEKFNDFYNRYLDDMKMYGSVKQFIAKANEPPNTFPISSIPWVSFTSFNLNVYNEGTFLLPIFTIGKYFHQDKKILLPISGQFHHAVCDGYHASMLYNELQSRADTYKEWLPNI
- a CDS encoding AAA family ATPase, giving the protein MLSEKLVIEKLLQQKRTSVASIVVMMCGVAGSGKTTFAKKLEKEGFARLSIDEDIWATHGRFGVDYPEQNYESYKEESEIKLRGELVNLLQAKHHVVIDFSFWQRQRRNDYKQLIESYGGVWELIHLKIQPDELRQRLLIRSERFDANAAFPITEDILTRFLNGFEIPAGEGELVIEA